The Macadamia integrifolia cultivar HAES 741 chromosome 3, SCU_Mint_v3, whole genome shotgun sequence genome segment GGGTGAGATCCCTCATATCTGAAAAGCTGATCCTCCTTTTACATACAAACTATGCGTTCCAGTGCTGTGCTTTCACTGCAGGATTCAATCTTGTATTTAGGTGGCAGCTCAAGTGAAAGTGCTCCATGGAACGTGTAGTCTTCACAGTGCATGGGGAGAGCATGAAGCATACGACCTCCCCTTTATGTGTTGTCCAGTAGTGCTCATGATGAAAGGAAAATATTTGGATTGTGGAGTTCGAATTTATACATTACTAGGTTACGAGGTAAGAAAACAAAACTCTGCTTTGTCAATGGAGAAAGTTTGTTGTTTTGATTCAGATGATGATACACAAGTCAACTTCACTAAATGGCTGATTCAACAAAGCTCAACAATTGGGGTACTTCCATCCTTGTCTTTAATTACTCTGCCAATCCTCACCAAGCTGGGGTTTGCATAACAAGCCATCCTTTTACTCAGAGATTCCCACATTATTTTTTATGGCAAATTCCGTTCAATTAACATGACAAAGCACTTCTGAGATTATGAATCCAGTTAATATCAGGATTATCACAGGTTTAAAACtcggaaacagcctctcctgtgaTGCAGGGtgggctgcgtacatttgcccctcccagaccttgcagtagcaggagcctcgtgcactaggttgctcttttATCATGGTCTGTCAAGTAGTTGAGACTTAGCATTCAAGAGTTCTTCATCTCCCACCCTTCTGAAGACCCCAGAAAAGGGCCAAGATAAGACTGTTTGCCTTCTTTTCATTTGTGCAATCCAGGGCTCGGCTTTTACCCTAATAGCAACCTAGCTCTTCCACCACTTCACTTCTGGAATATTCAACCAAGTGGGCAATGTTTGCATTCAGGTGAGAAATCTATGTCAGTCGATTGCTTAAACCTGGAAACTTCCTTGGCTCTCCTTACCCTCTCTGCAGTGCCCCATTTTCCCTCACAAGCATATCTATTGGAGAGGAACAAATAGGCACCAGAGATGAGAGACTGCAACCTTCATGAATTTCAATGGTAAGTCACAGCAAGTTGGACATTCATATGCAAATTTCAATCTCTATTTTACGAACAAAGTTGAGGAGAGAAGATCTGAGATAATTCTACTGCGGGGTAGCTTAAGCTTCCAAGTTTCTGATCCTTAATGCAGAGACAAGACCTGGAACGCATCCTAGGAGGTTCAGAGGTCGGATGGCAAACATGCAAGCTGCTATCTGTAACCAAGTTGGTCAAGTTGGTGGTTGCTCAGCTCCAGCCATTTTTCCACTCTTGGCTGGCTGTTTGCCTCAATCAAACTTAAACCTGGTATCTTCCTTATCCCTCCTTCCTCCATCTTCCTCCTTATATTCTCCACTAGGTTCCACTTACCCTTTGAAGCATATATATTTGAAAGAAGCACATAGTCTCCACAGTGATCTGACCGCAGCTTGAACAGATTCTCAATGGCAGTCTCAGCCAAGTTGACATTTGAATGCAATCTGCAAGCACTGAGAAGGGCCCTCCAAACTATTGCATTTGGCTGAATTTCCATTGAAAGGATGAAAGCATGTGCTTCTTTGAGACGGCCTGCCCGTCCAAAGAGGTCTATCATGCACCCATAGTGTTCAATTTTTGGAGCAATGCAGTACTTGTTTCTCATGGTTTCAAAGTAGTAAACTCCTTGATCAACCAGACCTGCATGGCTACAAGCACTTAGAACACCTAAAAAGGTGATTCCATCAGGCTTCTGACCAGAATCTAACATTAGCGAGAAGAGATCAAGTGCATCCTTTGAGTGTCCATGCATGGCTAGCCCTACTATCATGGATGTCCAGGCCATGACGTCCCGTTTTGACATCTTATTAAAGACTTCTCTTGCCTCATTGATACACCCACACTTTGAATACATATCAACCAAGGAAGTGTCCAACATTTGATTTGACATGAAGTGCTTCTCTTGAGCATATTGGTGAATCCTCTTCCCAATATCTAATGCCCCGACATTAGCACAAGCTCGCAGTGTATTTACCAATGTGGTCTCATCTGGATCCAAGCGGGTCGTTTCCAGTTTCTGAAACAAATCTAAAGCTTCACTGGAACGGCTATTGAAGACATAACCTCCTATAAGTGCGTTCCAGACGCCAATGTCTTTCCTTTGCATGTCACTAAAGATCTTCTTAGCTATGTCAATCTGCTTGCATTTTCCATACATGTCTATAAGAGCGGTACCAACATTGATGTTTGATTCGAAGTCAgatgggttttcagaaacataAGCATGAATCCATCTCCCAAGTTCAAGGTCCTTGTTCTGTGCACAAGCAGAGATCACAACAACCATGGTAACATAATCAGGCCTGATACCCTCTTCCCACATCCATTGAAACACTCTTAACCCACCATTTGGCAGCCCATTCTGTACATAGCCTGAAATCATGGCATTCCAAGTGACAATATTTCTGCTACCCATTTCCTCAAACACCTTCTCAGCAGAACCCAGTTCAGCACAAGCAAAATAAAGATGAACGGCAGTGTTGGCAACAAAGAGATGTGATGCATGGCTACTTTTCAAGGCAAGACCATGGACAGCTCTCCCAGTCTCAAGCATGTGCGTCCGAGCACAAGCCTTGAAGACAAAAGCATAAGTGAAGCTCTCCATAGGAATGGAATGCCGAAACATTTGTATAAAAACAAGGAGAGCACGGTGAGGTGTTTGGCTGATTGCGAAGCCTCTGATGATAGTGTTCCACGTGAACTGGTTTGGGTGTTGGGCT includes the following:
- the LOC122074324 gene encoding pentatricopeptide repeat-containing protein At2g29760, chloroplastic-like encodes the protein MFRHSIPMESFTYAFVFKACARTHMLETGRAVHGLALKSSHASHLFVANTAVHLYFACAELGSAEKVFEEMGSRNIVTWNAMISGYVQNGLPNGGLRVFQWMWEEGIRPDYVTMVVVISACAQNKDLELGRWIHAYVSENPSDFESNINVGTALIDMYGKCKQIDIAKKIFSDMQRKDIGVWNALIGGYVFNSRSSEALDLFQKLETTRLDPDETTLVNTLRACANVGALDIGKRIHQYAQEKHFMSNQMLDTSLVDMYSKCGCINEAREVFNKMSKRDVMAWTSMIVGLAMHGHSKDALDLFSLMLDSGQKPDGITFLGVLSACSHAGLVDQGVYYFETMRNKYCIAPKIEHYGCMIDLFGRAGRLKEAHAFILSMEIQPNAIVWRALLSACRLHSNVNLAETAIENLFKLRSDHCGDYVLLSNIYASKGKWNLVENIRRKMEEGGIRKIPGLSLIEANSQPRVEKWLELSNHQLDQLGYR